TTGCTGAAGCTTCATCACCTGGTACATATATGATTGAGATTAATGTATCTACTTCCTAATCAGACTCTTGGGTATTAGATATCGGATGTGATTCTCATATTTGCACATCTTTGCAGAGTCTAAAGGACAGTAGACAACTggggaaaaatgaaatcactctACGTATTGGCAATGGAGCAAAAGTTGCTACTCTAGCTGTAGGGACTTATTATATTGCTTTACCCAGTGGACTGATTTTAGAATTATCAAATTGTTATTATGTTCCAGCACTCACTACGAACATCATTTTTATTTCCTGTTTGGATTTAAATAGGTTTAGGATAACCCAGAAGAATAAATGTTGTTCTTTCTTAAAAAATGATGTGTTTTATGGTTCTGAAAATTGgaataataatttatatattctAAATCTGGATAACCAAATTCTCAATGTGAACAAAAAGAGAATGAGATTAGATAAACTAAACAAAACCTACCTCTGGCACTGTAGATTTGGTCATGTAAATGAGAAACGCATTTCTAAGTTACACAAAGATGGAGACTTGGACTCATTTGATTATGAATCatatgatatatgtgaagtttgtttatttggaaaaatgacaaaaataccaaaaataccTTTTACTGGAAATGGAGAACGGGTTAGTGATTTACTTGGGTTAGTACATACTGATGTATGTGGTCCAATGTCAATTACAGCTAGAGGTGGATTTTCATACTTCATTACCTTCACAGATGATCATTCTAGATATGATTATGTGTATTTAATGAAATACAAATCTGAATCTtttgaaaagtttaaaaaattcagaaatgAAGTAGAGAAACAAACAGGTAAAAGTATTATGGCACTACGATTTGATCGTGGTGGAGAAACCGAGTACCCACAAAGGAGAAACCAAACCCTATTAGATATGGTACGGTCCATGATGAGCCACTCGACTATcccaaaatcgttttggggATATGCATTGGATACTGCCTCCCATACTCTTAACAGAGTACCCACAAAGGTTGTTGATTCAACTCCATATGAAATatggaaaggaaagaaaccaaATCTATCCTACATGAAGGTTTGGGGCTGCCCAACTTATGTAAAGAGGGCAGAATCGGATAAGTTTGTTGCTAGATTCGACAAATGTTTGTTTGTAAGTTATCCAAGAGAGTCTATAGGATACTATTTCTACAACctaattgagcaaaaagtgtttgtctcaaaacatgctatttttctaaaaaaaagagTTTATTCTAGAAAGAGACAGTGGGAGTAGAATAGATcttgaagaaattcaagatCATCAAACAAACATTGAGCAACCTGTTGAAGAACAACTTCAGCCACATAATGATGGTGCGCATACAGAAGCTGTGGATATACAAGGGCCCCATAGGTCAGTAAGGGTACGTTCAGCTCCCAAGAGatatgaatttcttatgagccaAAGCAATGATATACTAGTCATTCAAGATGACAAACCTACTACCTACCAAGAAGTGTTGGATAGTCCAGACTCCTCCAAATGGTTGGAAGCCATGAATTTCGAAATGAATTCCATGTACGACAACAAGATATGGACCTTGGTTGATCCACCTGAAGGGATAAAACCTGTACGGTGTAAATGGGTTTTCAAAAAGAAGACAGACATGGAAGGAAATGTGATTACTTATAAAGCTAGACTCGTAGCCAAAGGCTACAAGCAGAAAGAGGGAATCAATTAAGATGAAACTTTCTCACCAGTAGCAATGCTTAAGTCCATTCGGATATTGCTTGCAATAGCGGCATATCATGACTATGAGATTTGGCAAATGTATGTAAAAACTGCATTCCTTAATGGGAATTTGCAGGAAGATGTGTACATGACACAACCTGAAGGTTTTACACCTTCAAATCCTAGTCAAATATGTAAGCTACAGAGGTCCATTTATGGACTTAAGCAAGCATCTAGGAGTTGGAACATCATATTCGATGAGACAATCAAAGAGTTTGGGTTTCTCAAGAATCCGGATGAACCTTGTGTATACAAGAAGGTTAGTGGGAGTTCAATCGTTTTCCTTATACTATATGTGGATGACATATTAATAATGGGAAACGACATACGAATGTTACAATCCGTAAAAGGCTGGTTGCCAAAGAA
This portion of the Coffea arabica cultivar ET-39 chromosome 2e, Coffea Arabica ET-39 HiFi, whole genome shotgun sequence genome encodes:
- the LOC140036215 gene encoding uncharacterized protein, which encodes MPQEPEPNVPATARNAYKKHMDDNRDSSCIMVASMIPQLQQQHMKMGAYDIVQHLRELFEQQSRTVRYDTSKELFRCKMAEGAPAAPHVLKIIGLIEKLAELGFKMDQELNMNNLQHTLPQLLNVLKTAEKEIKKGKGPTNALVVFTSKKRKKQGKGFKNPTNKPVKKPKKAKADQSKATCFHCGQTGHWKRNCKAYLESLKQKKLAEASSPGTYMIEINSLKDSRQLGKNEITLRIGNGAKVATLAVGTYYIALPSGLILELSNSRGGFSYFITFTDDHSRYDYVYLMKYKSESFEKFKKFRNEVEKQTEFILERDSGSRIDLEEIQDHQTNIEQPVEEQLQPHNDGAHTEAVDIQGPHRSVRVRSAPKRYEFLMSQSNDILVIQDDKPTTYQEVLDSPDSSKWLEAMNFEMNSMYDNKIWTLVDPPEGIKPVRCKWVFKKKTDMEGNVITYKARLVAKGYKQKEGIN